Proteins encoded by one window of Vibrio panuliri:
- a CDS encoding porin, with protein sequence MNKTLIALAVSAAALATGANASEIYNQDGNSIAMGGRAEARLSLKDGKAEDKTRVRLNFLGKAQITDGLYGVGFYEGEFNTNDDGRATDTDANDLTNRYAYAGLGGAFGEITYGKNDGALGVITDFTDIMAYHGNSAAYKIAVADRSDNMISYKGQFADLGVKASYRFADRLEAANGDLSDNDADGYSLSAIYALGESGVKLGAGYADGNQAFESVKDSGNYDVLLDRSQYMLAASYTINDFYFAGTFVDGQDKDKANGEKIDNTGYEFAAAYTYNQAVFTTTYNYLEAKDKTSGQKADAVDNIAIDATYYFKPNFRGYVSYNFNLLSADDKNVDGHKIGKADSEDELALGLRYDF encoded by the coding sequence ATGAACAAAACTCTGATTGCCCTAGCAGTATCAGCAGCAGCATTGGCAACTGGCGCTAACGCTTCTGAAATCTACAACCAAGACGGCAACTCGATCGCTATGGGTGGTCGCGCTGAAGCGCGTCTATCACTTAAAGATGGCAAAGCTGAAGACAAGACTCGTGTACGTCTAAACTTCCTAGGTAAAGCGCAAATCACTGACGGTCTATACGGTGTAGGTTTCTACGAAGGTGAATTCAACACTAACGATGATGGCCGCGCGACTGATACTGACGCAAACGACCTAACTAACCGTTACGCATACGCTGGTCTAGGTGGTGCATTTGGTGAAATCACTTACGGTAAAAACGACGGTGCACTAGGCGTTATCACTGACTTTACGGATATCATGGCTTACCACGGTAACTCTGCAGCATACAAAATCGCTGTAGCAGACCGTTCAGACAACATGATTTCATACAAAGGTCAATTTGCTGACCTAGGTGTAAAAGCAAGCTACCGCTTTGCTGACCGTCTTGAAGCAGCTAATGGTGACCTATCTGACAACGATGCAGATGGCTACTCACTATCAGCAATCTACGCGCTAGGCGAGAGCGGCGTAAAACTAGGTGCAGGTTACGCAGATGGCAACCAAGCATTTGAAAGCGTAAAAGACAGCGGCAATTACGATGTGCTATTGGATCGTAGCCAATATATGCTAGCGGCATCTTACACTATCAACGATTTCTACTTCGCAGGTACGTTTGTTGATGGTCAAGATAAAGACAAAGCAAACGGCGAGAAAATTGATAACACTGGTTACGAATTTGCAGCGGCATACACTTACAACCAAGCAGTGTTTACCACTACATACAACTACCTAGAAGCGAAAGACAAAACTTCTGGTCAAAAAGCGGATGCTGTAGATAACATCGCAATTGATGCAACTTACTACTTCAAGCCAAACTTCCGCGGTTATGTATCGTACAACTTCAACCTTCTATCAGCAGATGATAAGAACGTTGACGGTCACAAAATCGGTAAAGCAGATTCTGAAGACGAACTAGCACTAGGTCTACGTTACGACTTCTAA
- the greA gene encoding transcription elongation factor GreA yields the protein MEKVPMTVAGEQKLRQELDRLLKLRPKISEAIAEARELGDLKENAEYHAAREEQGICEAQIRDIEYKLSVAQVIDVTKMENTGKIIFGATVTLIDCDTEDEKTYQIVGDDEADIKSGRISVSSPIARGLIGKMEGDEVVISTPGGERDFEIDRVEYI from the coding sequence ATGGAAAAGGTTCCAATGACAGTTGCTGGCGAGCAAAAGCTGCGCCAAGAACTTGATAGATTATTAAAGCTTCGTCCAAAGATTTCTGAAGCAATTGCAGAAGCGCGTGAATTGGGCGACTTGAAAGAAAACGCTGAGTATCATGCTGCTCGTGAAGAGCAGGGTATCTGTGAAGCTCAAATTCGTGACATTGAATATAAGCTATCTGTCGCGCAAGTTATCGACGTAACTAAGATGGAAAACACTGGTAAGATTATCTTTGGTGCGACCGTTACGCTGATTGATTGCGATACAGAAGACGAAAAAACTTACCAAATCGTCGGTGACGATGAAGCGGACATTAAGAGTGGCCGTATTTCAGTAAGTTCACCAATTGCACGAGGCCTTATCGGTAAAATGGAAGGCGATGAAGTTGTTATCTCTACGCCTGGCGGTGAGCGCGACTTCGAAATTGATCGCGTTGAATACATTTAA